In Nocardia sp. XZ_19_385, the sequence CCGTGCGATCGCTGGACGCCCTTCACTTGGGCACTGCGTTGACGATTGCCAACGAGCTAACTGCGTTCGTCACCTACGACAAGCGGTTGGCGGAGGCGGCTACCGCCGCAGGACTGACAACCTCGGCTCCCGCCTGATCCGAGCGGCCTCCGCGGGTAGCGCCAGGTCCAGCACCGGATGCATGTTCTGCAGGGTGCCCGCGCGGCCGAGGATGAGCATCGACCGGATGTCGCCGAAATGCTTCCACGTCAACGAGTTCGGGCCCAGTGGCGCGGACACATCACCTGATCGAGAATACCGGCCGTACTCAGGTGAGTTCGGTGACGATCACGGCGAGCGCGAGCAGGGTGTCCAGGACCGCGCAGAATTCCGCGAGCGATTGGGACACAACGCGATTGGCACGGAGGTGATAGATGTCCCAGGCAGTGTGGCCCAGCAGTCCGGCCGCGACGAGGTAGGCGCCGAGCTGCTCGTTCACGACCAGGGCGGTGAGCGCGACCGCGCCGAAAGCGAGCATGGCCAGGCCCTGCACCGTGATGTCGCGATGCTTGATCACGGCGTAAACCGCGACCGGGACAGCCAGCACGAGAAGCACTGCGGTGCTGTCCAATCCGGCGATCTTCGCGACGGTGATGATGATGAAGGTGCCGAAGAACAGCGGCCAGGCGACGGACTGCCGGCCGAGGGCGGCGGCCCCCAGGTAGATCATCGCCGAGGCCGCGATGATCTGGGCGAGGTCGACGCCGGTGGCCAGGTCGTGGGCGGTGAGGGCGGCGAAGGCGATGGCGGCCAGGGTGGGCCAGCGGCGGGCCGGGGCCCACTGGCGGGTGAGAGTTGTCATGGGTCCACGGTCCGGCCGCGGCCGACCCGGCTCCAGGGCGGCGGCCAGAGATGTCGGTAACCCTGGGATTCGTGTCCGCGCGACTAGGATCGGGAGGGTGAACGAATCGCTCGTCGTGGTGGTCGGCTACCACGGCGTCGAACTGCTCGACATCGCGTGCGTGACCTCGAGCCTGGACATGGCCAACCGGATGGGCGCCGCGCCGCGCTATCGGATGCTGGTCGCGACGCCGGGCGGTGCGGCGGTGGAATGCAATTCCGGGCTCAGCCTGCCGGGTCAGGAAGCGCTGGAGCAGTTCAACGAATCCATCGACACCCTCATCGTTTCCGGCGGCCTCGGTCACTGTGACGCGGCGGCCGACGCGAAGATCGTCGGCCACGTCCGCAGGCTCGCCCGCCAGTCCCGCCGCGTCGCCTCGATCTGCACGGGCGCCACGGTGCTCGCCGCCACCGGGCTGCTGGACGGGAAAAGCGTGACCACGCACTGGTTCTACGCCGATCAGCTGGCCAAGAGCTACCCGAAAGCGCAGGTCGACCCGAATCCGATCTTCGTGCGGGACGGGAACGTGGCCACCTCCGGCGGCGTCACCAGCGCTCTCGATCTGACCCTGGCGTTCATCGAGGAGGACCACGGCGCGGAGGTCGCGCGGCGGGTGGCGATGGGCCTGGTCACCTATCTGCGCCGCCCCGGAAGCCAGTCCCAGGTCAGCACTTTCGTGGCGAGCCCGCCGCCGGAACACCCGCTGGTCCGCCGGGTCGTCGAACACATCGGCGCGCACCTCGACGGCGATCTCGACAGCCCGTCACTGAGCGTCGTCGCCGGCACCAGCGAACGCCACCTGACCCGGCTGTTCGTCCAGGAGCTCGGCGAAACCCCCGGCAAATACGTGCGCCGTACACGTGCCGACACCGCCGCCCGCCTGCTCACCTCCACCGGCCTGCGCCTCGACGAGATCGCCCAGCGCTGCGGTTACCGCTCCGCCGAGACGCTCCGCCAAGCTTTCACCACCCAGTTCGGCCAGTCGCCCTCCACCTACCGCGCGGCGCGCCGCCCCCTGCCGACCTGAGCGCGGAGCTCAGCTCAGGCGGAGGAACCCGGCCAGGTCGGGGAGGTCGTCCGGGGTGGTGGGTAGGTATTCGGTCAGCAGCGGCGAGCGGATGATGACCGCCTTCCACATGGCGCGGCACAACGCCGAGTGCATGAGGCCGCGCGACAACAGGAACGGCATCCCGAAGGGCGCGTCGGCGGGCGTGGAGGTGGTCATGGACAGCAGGACCACGGCCGCTTCCCGGCCCCGGAATCGATCCGGCGTGCCGACCAGCACATCCTCGATCTTGGCGCGCGCCAACAGCGTTCGGATCCGCCCGACCTGCGCACTGTAGGGCGCGACGACGAAGATGTCGTGCGGATGCAACCGCCGCGTCACCGCTCCGACCGTCCATGACGTGCCGAGCAGCGCCCGGATCCGGCGCACCACTTCCTTTGCCTCGGCGACCGATTCGGTGGTGTTGCCGTAGTGCTCGACCAGCACGGTTTCCACGCCCGGCGGCACACCATCGAGTTGTCTTGCCAGCGTGACGGTTTCGTTGGACCGCAGTCGATTGTCGTAGCAGACCCGCGAAATCGGCTCGCACACCCGCGGATGCAACCGCCAGGTCCGGTCCAGGAAGTAACCGCGCTCAGCGGGCAGCACGGCGCGGCCTTCGGCGAGCCAGCCGAGCACCGATTCCCCGACCGGTTCCGGATGCGCGCCATGGGCCGGGGTGGGCACGGGATCGCCGAGTAGCAACAGGTTTCGCGCACTCAGCCCGACCGCGACGGTCTCGGCGAGCGCGAAACTCCCGGCGTCGGCGATCACCAGCAGGTCGAGCCCGTCGTGCGGGATCAGGGTCTCATCGGCGAAATCGGCTGGCGTGCCGCCGATTACACAACCGTTGACGGCGTTGTCGAGGAACCGGCGGTACTTGCCCGCGTCGATCACGGCCCACTCCGGTTTCACCGCCTCGACGTCTTTCTTGCCGACCAGTTCGGGCAGCACGCCGATCTCCACGACCGCGTCGAGCATGTTCTCCACCGTCGAATGCGCGTGCGCGACCACGCCGATGCGCCATTTCTGCCGGGTCACCAGGCGTTCGATGACGCGGGCGGCGGTGGAGGTCTTGCCGGTGCCGGACGGTCCCTGCACCGCGATGTAGGAATGGTCCAGATAGCGCATGGCGGTGGTGATCGCGGCCGCGTGGTCGC encodes:
- a CDS encoding GlxA family transcriptional regulator, yielding MNESLVVVVGYHGVELLDIACVTSSLDMANRMGAAPRYRMLVATPGGAAVECNSGLSLPGQEALEQFNESIDTLIVSGGLGHCDAAADAKIVGHVRRLARQSRRVASICTGATVLAATGLLDGKSVTTHWFYADQLAKSYPKAQVDPNPIFVRDGNVATSGGVTSALDLTLAFIEEDHGAEVARRVAMGLVTYLRRPGSQSQVSTFVASPPPEHPLVRRVVEHIGAHLDGDLDSPSLSVVAGTSERHLTRLFVQELGETPGKYVRRTRADTAARLLTSTGLRLDEIAQRCGYRSAETLRQAFTTQFGQSPSTYRAARRPLPT